A genome region from Trichocoleus sp. includes the following:
- the def gene encoding peptide deformylase gives MTSQILVEKKKLNKAPLELHYLGDRVLRQPAKRVSKVDDEIRKLARQMLQTMYTEDGIGLAAPQVGVNKQIIVVDHQPDEAANPPLILINPVITGASQELCVVQEGCLSIPSVFLDVVRSKVIEVSFKDEHGRPRKMTADGLLARVILHEIDHLNGVMFVDRVDNALAMNQELSKHGFSAKDVKPIS, from the coding sequence ATGACATCGCAAATCCTGGTTGAAAAAAAGAAATTAAATAAAGCGCCGCTAGAACTACACTACCTGGGCGATCGGGTACTGCGGCAGCCAGCTAAGCGCGTCTCAAAGGTTGACGATGAGATTCGGAAACTGGCGCGGCAAATGCTGCAGACGATGTACACCGAAGATGGCATTGGTCTCGCTGCTCCCCAAGTTGGAGTGAACAAGCAGATCATTGTCGTGGATCATCAACCGGATGAAGCGGCAAACCCTCCTTTGATTCTGATTAACCCGGTGATTACAGGTGCCAGTCAAGAGCTATGCGTTGTTCAAGAGGGCTGCCTTAGCATCCCCAGTGTGTTTCTTGATGTGGTTCGGTCTAAGGTGATCGAAGTGTCTTTTAAGGATGAACACGGACGACCTCGTAAAATGACAGCGGATGGACTCTTAGCAAGAGTAATTCTGCATGAAATTGATCACCTGAATGGCGTGATGTTTGTCGATCGCGTGGATAATGCGCTGGCGATGAATCAGGAATTGTCGAAGCACGGCTTTTCTGCCAAAGATGTTAAACCCATCTCCTAA
- a CDS encoding PrsW family glutamic-type intramembrane protease: MPGSCPSSALLRQILPLGKAGLTPIAYVLITPTPILVGRDPRCQIVLDSENYGGVSRQHVRVAPSPYSPSGWEICDLSSANGTYVNGQRLQGCRFLRDGDRVVLAKDGPEFRFELQPVMNVEPLPRPTVPSASRQLAPATLPAEDPDRAPPDAVTFSQLFPIISTGRDLTRKAYLVPGIITVAFVVLMFLSIGNPAFFNLLVAAYVAGIAYYFVYQLCGKPKPWWVIVGSALTTMLLLASPALPLFILVFRKILPGDIPQIGDSISFPVLLVRMLFGAGLMEELLKAIPVLLAYTIGTKLRSPRREQIGVWEPLDGILLGTASAVGFTLLETLGQYVPGIVNDVTLQAGADYGELVGLQLLIPRLLGSISGHMAYSGYLGYFIGLSVLKPTKRWQILGIGYLTAAVLHALWNSTGMINLVVLAVVGVVSYAFLAAAILKARALSPTRSQNFATRFYRSR, from the coding sequence ATGCCTGGATCTTGTCCTTCATCTGCGTTGCTGCGGCAAATTCTTCCTTTGGGTAAGGCTGGCTTAACGCCGATCGCTTATGTGCTGATAACGCCGACGCCAATCTTGGTTGGGCGAGATCCTCGCTGTCAAATCGTATTGGACTCGGAAAATTACGGTGGGGTTTCGCGTCAGCATGTGCGGGTTGCTCCCTCACCCTATTCGCCTTCTGGCTGGGAAATCTGCGACCTGAGCAGCGCCAACGGAACTTATGTAAATGGGCAACGCCTGCAAGGATGTCGCTTTCTTAGAGATGGCGATCGAGTTGTGCTGGCAAAAGACGGACCTGAGTTTCGATTTGAGCTTCAGCCTGTAATGAATGTTGAACCTCTTCCTCGTCCGACCGTTCCTTCGGCTTCCCGTCAATTGGCTCCTGCAACCCTACCAGCGGAAGATCCCGATCGCGCTCCGCCTGATGCCGTTACATTCAGTCAACTCTTTCCGATTATCTCAACTGGGCGCGATCTGACACGCAAAGCCTATCTGGTGCCAGGAATCATCACGGTGGCGTTTGTTGTGCTGATGTTCCTGTCCATTGGTAATCCTGCTTTTTTTAATTTGTTGGTGGCAGCTTATGTTGCAGGCATCGCCTACTATTTTGTTTATCAACTCTGCGGCAAACCTAAACCCTGGTGGGTGATTGTTGGGTCAGCTCTGACGACAATGCTGCTGTTGGCAAGCCCTGCTTTACCGCTGTTCATTCTGGTATTCCGGAAGATTCTACCAGGTGATATTCCTCAAATCGGTGATTCGATTAGCTTTCCGGTGCTGCTGGTGCGAATGCTGTTTGGTGCAGGGCTGATGGAAGAGCTACTGAAGGCAATCCCAGTGCTGCTGGCTTATACGATTGGAACGAAACTTCGATCGCCTCGCAGAGAGCAAATCGGCGTATGGGAGCCACTCGACGGTATCTTGCTTGGTACAGCGTCTGCGGTAGGCTTTACACTTCTTGAAACGCTGGGACAATATGTACCGGGGATTGTGAATGATGTGACGCTTCAGGCAGGCGCAGACTATGGGGAGCTAGTAGGACTTCAACTACTGATTCCACGACTGCTCGGCTCGATCTCCGGACACATGGCTTACAGCGGTTATTTGGGCTATTTCATTGGTTTGAGCGTTTTAAAGCCGACCAAGCGCTGGCAAATTCTGGGAATTGGGTATCTAACGGCAGCAGTGCTACATGCACTCTGGAACTCGACTGGAATGATTAACCTGGTGGTTTTAGCGGTGGTTGGAGTGGTTTCTTATGCGTTTCTAGCAGCGGCAATTCTCAAAGCTAGAGCTTTATCACCCACTCGGTCTCAAAACTTTGCAACTCGGTTCTATCGATCGCGCTAA
- a CDS encoding CHAT domain-containing protein — translation MPDHPCLSLAITHLTAAEPQHYAVWVWQAPYPGGYVHHDRLWSQSLTAVWQAWQSFFPSRRLPSVPHVPPAHDFPPLPEFFTSPEVTLPPASGPAAPYSARLMQSLGVSLWQWVFDGSIQGSFSQSQGIAMGQGRPLRLRIEIRDPNIIELPWEIMQPQPGRQAVSLSQQLLFSRTTSDVDPLPPLRSDQFLNILLVQGQDSDVGANDPSLIPGSRLALEQEADALSKVLESATDIDSYGSTAPCQVTTLIQPTPAELTQALETGLFNILFYSGHGAPAPDGGLLFLRPDAAINGTELAQVLVRCQVKLAVFNSCWGAQPDQRDQQIIPRSSLSEVLIHHGVPAVLAMRDTITDQEAISFIQALAQALARRSPIDEAVALARQHLLTLFKFNQPAWTLPILYMHPEFNGELIRPFTEGVTEIPDQSASWLGRQTPNAYLRSVVTPTQVWSLRGGIMRVGRGEGNDVILQHVGMSREHAEIFCRNSSEEEDEPIYLLRDRSRYGTWVLDTNGWHKVHHQEVTIHSRTQLKFGNPRSHALEFIIEGAV, via the coding sequence ATGCCTGACCATCCCTGTCTCAGTTTAGCGATCACGCACTTAACGGCTGCCGAGCCGCAGCACTACGCCGTTTGGGTGTGGCAGGCTCCCTATCCAGGGGGATATGTTCACCATGATCGACTGTGGTCACAATCACTAACGGCTGTTTGGCAAGCTTGGCAGAGTTTTTTCCCGTCTCGTCGATTGCCGAGTGTTCCCCATGTTCCCCCTGCTCACGACTTTCCACCGCTACCAGAATTTTTTACCAGCCCAGAAGTAACGCTGCCCCCTGCATCAGGTCCGGCGGCTCCCTATAGCGCTCGCTTGATGCAAAGTTTGGGGGTCAGCCTCTGGCAGTGGGTATTTGATGGTTCAATTCAAGGCAGCTTTAGCCAAAGCCAGGGCATTGCAATGGGGCAGGGTCGTCCTTTACGGTTGCGAATTGAAATTCGAGACCCAAACATAATTGAGCTTCCCTGGGAGATTATGCAGCCTCAACCCGGCAGGCAGGCAGTTTCTCTCAGTCAACAGCTTTTATTTAGCCGCACCACTAGCGATGTCGATCCATTGCCGCCGCTGCGATCGGATCAGTTCTTGAACATTTTGCTGGTTCAGGGGCAAGATTCTGATGTCGGCGCAAATGACCCTTCGCTCATTCCTGGTTCTCGGTTGGCGCTGGAGCAAGAAGCAGATGCCCTCTCAAAGGTTCTGGAGAGCGCCACAGATATTGATTCTTATGGCTCTACTGCGCCCTGTCAGGTAACAACCCTGATTCAGCCCACCCCCGCAGAACTGACCCAAGCTCTGGAAACGGGGCTATTTAACATTTTGTTCTACAGCGGACATGGCGCACCCGCTCCGGATGGCGGGCTACTGTTCCTCCGTCCTGATGCAGCAATTAATGGCACAGAACTGGCACAGGTTTTAGTTCGCTGTCAGGTTAAGCTAGCTGTCTTCAATTCCTGCTGGGGCGCACAGCCCGACCAACGCGATCAGCAGATTATTCCTCGCAGCAGCCTGTCAGAAGTGCTGATCCATCACGGTGTGCCAGCAGTCCTGGCGATGCGCGACACGATTACAGACCAGGAGGCAATCAGCTTTATTCAAGCACTGGCTCAAGCACTGGCTCGTCGATCGCCCATTGATGAAGCAGTTGCGCTTGCCCGTCAACATCTCCTAACTCTATTTAAGTTCAATCAGCCTGCCTGGACGCTGCCTATTCTCTATATGCACCCGGAGTTCAACGGGGAGTTAATTCGTCCCTTTACTGAAGGCGTCACTGAAATTCCGGATCAGTCGGCAAGCTGGCTTGGTCGCCAAACGCCAAACGCCTATTTGCGATCGGTGGTGACACCCACTCAAGTTTGGTCGCTTCGCGGTGGCATTATGCGAGTCGGGCGAGGGGAAGGCAATGATGTGATCTTGCAGCATGTAGGCATGTCACGTGAACATGCTGAAATTTTTTGCCGCAATTCGTCTGAAGAAGAAGATGAACCAATTTATCTGCTGCGCGATCGATCGCGTTATGGAACCTGGGTACTTGATACCAATGGCTGGCACAAAGTTCATCACCAGGAAGTGACGATCCATTCACGAACTCAGCTGAAGTTTGGCAACCCCCGCAGTCATGCACTGGAATTTATTATTGAAGGTGCAGTGTAG